The following are encoded in a window of Cataglyphis hispanica isolate Lineage 1 chromosome 21, ULB_Chis1_1.0, whole genome shotgun sequence genomic DNA:
- the LOC126857354 gene encoding 26S proteasome regulatory subunit 7 → MPDHLGEDMRKVKNEEEKEEKEIKSLDEGDIALLKTYGQGQYTKSIKAVEEDIQTIIKRVNELTGIKESDTGLAPPALWDLAADKQTLQNEQPLQVARCTKIINADSDDPKYIINVKQFAKFVVDLADSVAPTDIEEGMRVGVDRNKYQIHIPLPSKIDPTVTMMQVEEKPDVTYSDVGGCKEQIEKLREVVETPLLHPEKFVNLGIEPPKGVLLFGPPGTGKTLCARAVANRTDACFIRVIGSELVQKYVGEGARMVRELFEMARSKKACLIFFDEIDAIGGARFDDGAGGDNEVQRTMLELINQLDGFDPRGNIKVLMATNRPDTLDPALMRPGRLDRKIEFGLPDLEGRTHIFKIHARSMSVERDIRFELLARLCPNSTGAEIRSVCTEAGMFAIRARRKVATEKDFLEAVNKVIKSYAKFSATPKYMTYN, encoded by the exons ATGCCAGACCATTTAGGAGAAGACATGCGAAAAGTGAAGAACgaggaagaaaaggaagaaaaggagATAAAAT CATTGGATGAAGGCGACATTGCTTTGTTGAAAACTTAT ggCCAAGGACAGTATACAAAGAGTATTAAAGCTGTTGAAGAGGATATACAAACTATCATCAAGCGTGTAAATGAATTGACTGGCATCAAAGAATCGGATACTGGTCTGGCACCACCAGCACTTTGGGATCTAGCAGCGGATAAACAAACTTTACAAAACGAACAACCACTGCAAGTGGCACGCTGcaccaaaattataaatgcagaTTCTGATGAtccaaagtatataataaacgtgAAGCAATTTGCGAAATTTGTAGTTGATTTAGCAGATTCTGTAGCGCCGACTGATATAGAGGAAGGCATGAGAGTAGGAGTGGATCGTAACAAGTATCAAATTCATATTCCATTGCCATCGAAAATTGATCCTACCGTAACGATGATGCAAGTAGAAGAGAAGCCTGATGTTACCTATAGTGATGTTGGTGGCTGCAAGGAGCAAATCGAGAAATTGAGAGAAGTAGTTGAAACACCGTTATTACAT ccAGAAAAGTTTGTTAATTTGGGTATTGAGCCACCCAAAGGTGTTTTGCTGTTTGGACCACCAGGTACAGGAAAGACTTTATGTGCCAGAGCAGTGGCTAACAGAACAGATGCTTGTTTTATTCGTGTAATTGGTTCAGAATTAGTCCAAAAATATGTTGGTGAA GGTGCTAGAATGGTAAGAGAATTATTCGAGATGGCGCGAAGTAAGAAGGCCTGTTTGATCTTTTTCGATGAAATCGATGCCATCGGTGGTGCCCGCTTCGACGATGGTGCCGGCGGCGATAACGAAGTGCAACGTACTATGTTGGAACTGATCAATCAATTAGATGG ATTTGATCCACGTGGCAACATAAAGGTTCTAATGGCGACGAATAGACCGGATACATTGGATCCCGCGCTAATGCGACCGGGTCGTTTGGATAGGAAGATAGAATTTGGTCTGCCGGATCTCGAAGGACGTACGCACATCTTCAAGATCCATGCGCGCTCGATGAGCGTTGAGAGGGATATTAGATTCGAATTGCTCGCTCGTCTCTGTCCCAATAGCACAGGTGCTGAAATTCGATCCGTTTGTACCGAAGCTGGTATGTTCGCGATTCGAGCACGGCGCAAGGTTGCCACGGAGAAAGATTTCCTTGAGGCGGTCAATAAAGTCATCAAATCGTACGCCAAATTTTCCGCGACACCCAAGTACATGACGTACAATTAG
- the LOC126857503 gene encoding protein Pixie, with protein sequence MPPKKSMEETDRLTRIAIVNSDKCKPKRCRQECKRSCPVVRMGKLCIEVTQNSKIAAISEELCIGCGICVKKCPFEAISIINLPSNLEKETTHRYSKNSFKLHRLPIPRPGEVLGLVGTNGIGKSTALKILAGKQKPNLGRFSDPPDWTEILSHFRGSELQNYFTKILEDDLKALIKPQYVDQIPKAVKGTVQQLLDKKDECKNQMEICRMLDLLHIRDRSIEALSGGELQRFACAMVCIQNGDIFMFDEPSSYLDVKQRLNAAKTIRSLIHPDKFIIVVEHDLSVLDYLSDFICCLYGVPGAYGVVTMPFSVREGINIFLDGFVPTENLRFREESLVFKVAESATEEEVKRMNHYEYPAMTKTMGSFKLSVEKGQFTDSEILVLLGENGTGKTTFIRMLAGNLALDDESESIPQLHISYKPQKISPKSQGVVRQLLHEKIRDAYVHPQFVTDVMKPLKIDDIMDQEVQNLSGGELQRVALALCLGKPADVYLIDEPSAYLDSEQRLVAAKVIKRFILHAKKTGFVVEHDFIMATYLADRVIVFSGTPSLATTAHSPQSLYNGMNRFLKLLGITFRRDPNNFRPRINKNQSVKDLDQKRAGQYFFLEE encoded by the exons ATGCCACCAAAAAAGTCAATGGAAGAGACAGATCGGTTAACTCGTATAGCAATTGTGAATTCTGATAAATGTAAACCGAAAAGATGTAGACAAGAATGCAAAAGATCATGTCCTGTAGTACGAATGGGAAAACTTTGTATAGAAGTCActcaaaatagtaaaatagcaGCCATTTCAGAGGAATTATGTATTGGGTGTGGTATCTGTGTCaag AAATGTCCATTTGAagcaatatctattattaatcttcCTAGTAATTTAGAGAAGGAAACAACTCATCGTTActcgaaaaattcatttaaactGCATAGACTTCCTATTCCACGTCCTGGCGAAGTTCTAGGACTTGTAGGAACTAATGGAATTGGAAAATCTACTGCACTCAAAATTTTAGCTGGCAAGCAAAAACCGAACTTGGGAAGATTTTCT GATCCACCAGATTGGACAGAAATTTTGAGTCACTTTAGGGGTAgcgaattgcaaaattattttactaaaattttggAAGATGATTTAAAAGCACTTATTAAACCTCAATATGTTGATCAAATTCCTAAAGCTGTAAAAGGTACTGTGCAACagcttttagataaaaaagatgaatGCAAAAACCAAATGGAAATTTGCAGAATGCTTG atttattgcaTATACGTGATCGAAGTATTGAAGCACTTTCAGGTGGTGAACTACAAAGATTTGCATGTGCAATGGTATGCATTCAAAATGGAGATATCTTCATGTTTGATGAACCTTCCTCGTATTTAGATGTCAAACAACGTCTTAATGCTGCTAAAACTATTAGATCCCTTATTCATCCAGACaa gTTTATAATAGTGGTGGAGCATGATTTGTCTGTTTTGGACTATTTATCAGACTTTATATGTTGCCTATATGGTGTTCCTGGGGCATATGGTGTTGTTACTATGCCCTTTTCTGTAAGAGAAGGAATAAACATCTTTCTGGATGGATTTGTCCCTACAGAAAATTTACGATTTCGTGAAGAATCTCTTGTATTTAAAGTGGCAGAAAGTGCAACTGAAGAAGAAGTAAAACGGATGAATCATTATGAATATCCTGCAATGACAAAAACAATGGGATCTTTTAAGTTAAGTGTTGAAAAAGGACAATTTACTGATTCAGAAATACTCGTTTTGTTAGGAGAAAATGGAACTGGTAAAACAACATTTATCAGGATGTTGGCTGGCAACTTAGCATTGGATGATGAATCAG AAAGTATACCTCAACTTCATATCAGTTATAAACCACAAAAGATAAGTCCCAAATCTCAAGGTGTTGTTAGACAATTACTACATGAGAAGATTCGAGATGCATATGTGCATCCACAATTTGTAACTGATGTAATGAAGCCTTTGAAAATTGATGATATTATGGATCAAGAAGTGCAAAATCTTTCTGGAGGAGAATTGCAACGAGTTGCTTTAGCCCTTTGCCTAGGAAAACCAGCTGATGTGTATTTAATTGATGAACCATCTGCATATTTAGATTCTGAACAACGTTTAGTTGCTGCAAAAGTCATCAAAAg atttatattgcaCGCAAAGAAAACAGGATTTGTAGTAGAGCACGATTTTATCATGGCTACATACTTAGCTGATCGTGTAATAGTATTCTCTGGTACGCCGTCTCTAGCAACTACTGCCCATAGTCCTCAATCTTTATACAACGGTATGAATAGATTTTTGAAGCTACTGGGTATTACTTTCAGAAGAGATCCCAACAATTTTAGaccaagaattaataaaaatcaatcagtgaag gaTTTAGATCAAAAGAGAGCTGGACAATATTTCTTCTTGGAAGAATAA
- the LOC126857358 gene encoding retinol dehydrogenase 12-like, with translation MWLFHSQCTSKARLVGKTVVITGANTGIGKETARDLYRRGARVILACRDLQKAEDALEDLKKNPPSRADREQFQGNPGDLVIYQLDLSSLKSVKECAKTLLMKESAIHVLINNAGVMMCPQEITEDGFDLQLQTNYISHFLLTLLLLPKMQSSEPICRILNVSSRIHIFGAIHDDLNLKDSYTPLKAYMQSKLANILFTKELARRLKEANINGINVYSLHPGAVKTELGRHFRRTIFPGVNTIIRAILRPILKNPEEGAQTTIYCSVDEKAANETGLYYQECRVTTPQWRAQNDRIAEDLWNQTCRLLHLKPDKDFATFLKIVSCQIADK, from the exons atgtgGCTGTTCCACAGTCAGTGCACCAGTAAAGCGCGTCTTGTAGGCAAGACAGTAGTTATAACAGGAGCAAATACCGGAATCGGCAAGGAAACTGCCAGAGATCTCTACAGAAGAG GAGCAAGAGTAATTTTAGCATGTCGAGATTTACAAAAAGCGGAGGATGCACttgaagatttaaaaaaaaatcctccttcaag AGCAGACAGGGAGCAATTTCAAGGTAATCCAGGTGATCTCGTAATTTATCAATTGGATCTCTCTAGTCTAAAGAGCGTGAAAGAATGTGCAAAAACCTTGTTAATGAAGGAATCGGCTATTCATGTGCTAATAAATAATGCCGGCGTGATGATGTGCCCGCAAGAAATAACGGAAGATGGATTTGACTTACAACTACAAACAAACTACATCAGTCACTTTCTTCTGACTCTTCTGCTGCTGCCAAAAATGCAATCTTCTGAGCCTATCTGTAGAATATTGAATGTATCATCGCGTATTCATATTT tTGGTGCTATACATGATGACTTAAATTTGAAGGACTCATATACTCCTCTTAAGGCCTATATGCAAAGTAAACTGGCAAACATATTGTTTACCAAGGAACTCGCTCGTCGATTAAAAG aagcaAACATTAAcggaataaatgtatattcctTGCATCCTGGCGCTGTAAAAACAGAATTAGGTCGACATTTTAGGAGAACAATATTTCCAGGTGTAAACACTATTATTCGAGCAATCTTGCGACCAATTTTAAAGAATCCTGAAGAAGGTGCACAAACGACGATATATTGTTCGGTCGATGAAAAAGCAGCTAACGAGACTGGTCTATATTAcca agAATGCAGAGTTACGACTCCACAGTGGAGAGCACAAAATGATCGAATTGCTGAAGACTTATGGAATCAAACTTGTCGACTTCTGCATTTAAAACCGGATAAAGATTTTgccacatttttaaaaattgtttcgtGTCAAATTGCTGATAAATAA
- the LOC126857357 gene encoding retinol dehydrogenase 12-like yields the protein MWTYHRLCTSKACLDDKVAIITGANTGIGKETARDFYRRGARVVLACRNVEKAKEAVEEIKNDPYLGTDSKQFNGKLGELVIYPLDLSSLKSVRECAKMILADESVIHILVNNAGIMMCPYEKTKDGFELQLQSNHIGHFLLTLLLLPKIQSSAPGCRIINVSSICHLLGNIYFDDINLDRSYSPMKAYAQSKLANILFTKELARRLKEAGISGINVYSLHPGVIRTELSRHYSKTIIPGATFIYRNILRPFIKNPIQGAQTTIHCAVDEKVANETGLYYVECRATRPQWRARDDRIAKDLWNHTCRLLHLEPDENFTTFLQTVSRQLAE from the exons atGTGGACCTATCATAGATTGTGCACCAGTAAGGCGTGTCTTGATGATAAAGTTGCTATAATAACGGGTGCAAATACCGGAATCGGTAAAGAGACCGCCAGAGATTTTTACAGAAGAG GCGCAAGAGTGGTTTTGGCTTGTCGTAATGTGGAGAAAGCAAAGGAAGCAgtggaagaaataaaaaatgatccaTATTTGGg cACAGATAGCAAACAGTTCAATGGTAAGCTAGGCGAGCTTGTGATCTATCCATTGGATCTCAGTAGCTTAAAAAGTGTAAGAGAATGCGCTAAGATGATATTGGCAGATGAATcagttattcatatattagtaaataaCGCTGGTATAATGATGTGTCCGTATGAAAAAACTAAGGATGGATTCGAGCTGCAGCTGCAATCAAATCATATCGGACATTTTCTTCTGACACTATTACTGCTACCAAAAATACAGTCATCCGCTCCTGGCTGCAGAATAATTAACGTGTCATCAATTTGTCATCTCC ttggtaatatatatttcgatgatATAAATCTAGACAGATCGTATAGTCCTATGAAAGCATATGCACAAAGCAAACTGGCGAATATACTGTTCACCAAGGAACTAGCACGTCGACTAAAag aaGCAGGAATTAGCGGAATAAACGTGTACTCCTTGCATCCCGGCGTCATAAGAACCGAATTAAGCCGACATTATAGTAAAACGATAATTCCGGGCGCGACGTTTATCTACCGAAATATTTTGAGGCCATTCATCAAAAATCCGATACAAGGAGCGCAAACAACGATACATTGTGCGGTTGATGAAAAAGTGGCTAATGAGACTGGTCTTTATTATGT agaatGTCGTGCGACCAGACCGCAATGGAGAGCGAGAGATGATCGAATAGCCAAGGATTTATGGAACCATACTTGCCGGCTTTTGCACTTGGAACCTGATGAAAATTTTACCACATTTTTGCAAACTGTCTCGCGCCAACTTgccgaataa
- the LOC126857353 gene encoding cytochrome P450 302a1, mitochondrial, with the protein MYTRVKQRIGSEMIKRLYARSCSTNLNHIDRNKLKPFEDIPGPKSLPIIGTLYKYLPFVGEYSFVKLDMNGLLKLKRYGPLVREEILPGKSVVWVYRPEDIVKIFKAETGLHPKRRSHLALLKYRTDRSNIYNNGGLIATNGTEWWRLRREFQKVLSKPQNVIDYLEDTDLVVQEFVRLCSHEKTDDFLALLSRLFLELTCLVAFDIRMQSLSEKERHENSRSSRLINAAFTTNSAILKLDNGPMFWQFFETPLYKKLRKAQNYMEEVALEMVNQKNQDLSICRKQSLLEQYLKNENLDIKDVVGMACDMLLAGMDTTTYSTAFALYNLAKNTDVQEKLRSEATTLLTDPTSPITANTLRKAVYTKAVIKETFRMNPISVGIGRILQTDVILSGYHVPRGTVVVTQNQIICRLPEYFDEPNSFIPERWLRDSNDEINKMREKSVNPYIVLPFGHGPRSCIARRFAEQNLQVLLLRISRNLRFTWYGESLGSLSLLINIPDKPIKIKFEDLYP; encoded by the exons atgtatacgcGAGTGAAACAACGTATAGGAAGTGAAATGATAAAACGATTATACGCTCGATCTTGTTCGACTAATCTGAATCATATTGatagaaacaaattaaaacCTTTCGAAGACATTCCAGGACCGAAGTCTTTGCCTATTATTGGCACATTGTACAAGTATCTGCCATTCGTGG GTGAATATAGTTTCGTCAAATTGGATATGAATGGTTTGTTGAAATTAAAGCGATATGGACCTTTAGTCCGAGAAGAAATATTACCAGGTAAATCAGTGGTATGGGTGTACCGACCGGAAGAtatcgtgaaaatttttaaagccgAAACAGGCTTACATCCGAAGAGAAGGTCTCACCTGGCACTTCTTAAGTATAGAACAGACAGGAGTAATATCTACAACAATGGAGGCCTTATAGCcac aaaTGGCACTGAATGGTGGAGACTGCGCCGTGAGTTTCAAAAAGTCCTTAGCAAACCACAGAACGTCATTGATTATCTGGAGGATACTGATCTCGTAGTTCAAGAGTTTGTACGACTCTGTTCCCATGAAAAAACCGATGATTTCCTGGCATTATTATCGCGTCTTTTCCTTGAat TGACGTGTCTCGTTGCTTTTGACATAAGGATGCAGAGTTTATCAGAAAAGGAAAGACATGAAAATTCCCGCAGTTCAAGACTTATCAATGCAGCGTTTACGACAAATAgtgcaattttaaaacttgataaTGGCCCGATGTTTTGGCAATTTTTCGAAACACCATTGTACAAAAAGTTGCGCAAAGCCCAAAATTACATGGAAGA aGTAGCGCTGGAAATggttaatcaaaaaaatcagGATTTGTCAATTTGTCGAAAACAATCACTTCTCGAGcagtatttgaaaaatgagaatttaGATATCAAGGATGTCGTGGGCATGGCATGTGACATGCTGCTCGCTGGCATGGATACT acaaCATATAGCACGGCATTCGCTTTGTACaatcttgcaaaaaatacAGATGTCCAAGAAAAGTTAAGATCGGAAGCTACCACTTTATTAACAGATCCTACTTCTCCAATAACAGCAAACACTTTAAGGAAGGCTGTATACACCAAGGCTGTAATAAAGGAAACTTTTCGTATGAATCCTATTTCTGTAGGAATAGGCCGTATTCTGCAAACCGATGTGATTCTTAGCGGATATCACGTTCCCCGAGGA acagTAGTTGTCACGCagaatcaaataatttgtCGACTTCCCGAATATTTCGACGAACCAAATTCATTCATACCAGAAAGATGGTTACGCGATAGTaacgatgaaataaataagatgaGAGAAAAATCTGTGAATCCATATATAGTACTACCCTTTGGTCATGGCCCGCGATCGTGCATCGCGAGACGATTCGCGGAACAGAACTTGCAAGTTCTCTTACTTCga ATATCCAGAAATCTGCGGTTTACATGGTATGGGGAATCCCTAGGTTCACTTTcattactaataaatatacCTGATAAgccgattaaaataaaattcgaagatctatatccataa